A single Tamandua tetradactyla isolate mTamTet1 chromosome X, mTamTet1.pri, whole genome shotgun sequence DNA region contains:
- the ATP1B4 gene encoding protein ATP1B4 isoform X3, translating to MRRQLRSRRAPALPYGYRYRLDDQDEVNQNYLADEEEDTEEEAQVRVVPDLEEEETEQKEEEEKEEQEDHGQPTGISAWWQKLQIMNEYLWDPEKRMSLARTGQSWSLILVIYFFFYASLAAVITLCTYTLFLTISPYMPPFTERVKPPGVMIRPFAHSLNFNFNVSEPDTWQHYVISLNGFLQGYNDSLQEEMNIDCPPGQYFIQDGDEDEDKKACQFKRSFLKNCSGLEDPTFGYSTGQPCILLKMNRRGDENDIRSIHYYPESASFDLRYYPYYGKLTHVNYTSPLVAMHFTDVVKNQAVPVQCQLKGKSVINDVINDHFVGRVIFTLNIET from the exons ATGAGAAGGCAACTCCGGTCCAGAAGGGCTCCGGCCTTACCTTATGGTTATCGCTACAGACTT GATGATCAGGATGAAGTGAACCAGAACTACTTAGCAGATGAGGAAGAAGACACGGAGGAAGAGGCTCAGGTGAGGGTGGTGCCTGatttggaggaggaggagacagagcagaaggaagaggaggaaaaggaagagcaaGAGGATCACGGCCAGCCAACAGGCATTTCAGCTTGGTGGCAGAAATTGCAGATCATGAACGAATACCTGTGGGATCCGGAGAAAAGGATGTCTCTGGCCCGAACAGGTCAGAGTTGGA GCCTGATATTGGTCATTTACTTCTTCTTCTATGCCTCCCTGGCTGCTGTGATCACCCTCTGCACTTACACGCTATTTCTGACCATCAGTCCTTACATGCCGCCCTTCACTGAGAGGGTGAAGCCTCCTG GAGTTATGATCAGACCCTTCGCCCATAGCCTTAACTTCAACTTCAACGTTTCTGAACCTGACACTTGGCAGCATTATGTGATTAGCCTAAATGGCTTTCTCCAGG GCTATAATGACAGTCTTCAAGAGGAAATGAATATTGATTGTCCCCCGGGGCAGTACTTTATCCAAGATGGTGATGAGGATGAGGACAAGAAGGCCTGCCAATTTAAGCGCTCCTTCCTGAAGAACTGCTCTGGTCTGGAGGACCCTACTTTTGGCTACTCTACTGGACAGCCCTGCATTCTTCTAAAGATGAACAGG AGAGGCGATGAAAACGACATCCGATCCATCCATTACTACCCAGAGTCTGCTTCTTTTGACCTCCGCTACTACCCTTATTACGGCAAACTGACTCAC GTTAACTACACTTCTCCGCTGGTAGCAATGCACTTTACAGACGTGGTGAAGAACCAAGCAGTGCCTGTGCAGTGCCAACTGAAGGGCAAAAGCGTCATAAACGATGTCATCAATGATCACTTTGTGGGTAGGGTAATCTTTACCCTGAATATAGAGACCTAA
- the ATP1B4 gene encoding protein ATP1B4 isoform X1, with amino-acid sequence MRRQLRSRRAPALPYGYRYRLDDQDEVNQNYLADEEEDTEEEAQVRVVPDLEEEETEQKEEEEKEEQEDHGQPTGISAWWQKLQIMNEYLWDPEKRMSLARTGQSWSLILVIYFFFYASLAAVITLCTYTLFLTISPYMPPFTERVKPPGVMIRPFAHSLNFNFNVSEPDTWQHYVISLNGFLQGYNDSLQEEMNIDCPPGQYFIQDGDEDEDKKACQFKRSFLKNCSGLEDPTFGYSTGQPCILLKMNRIVGFRPELGDPVKVSCKVQRGDENDIRSIHYYPESASFDLRYYPYYGKLTHVNYTSPLVAMHFTDVVKNQAVPVQCQLKGKSVINDVINDHFVGRVIFTLNIET; translated from the exons ATGAGAAGGCAACTCCGGTCCAGAAGGGCTCCGGCCTTACCTTATGGTTATCGCTACAGACTT GATGATCAGGATGAAGTGAACCAGAACTACTTAGCAGATGAGGAAGAAGACACGGAGGAAGAGGCTCAGGTGAGGGTGGTGCCTGatttggaggaggaggagacagagcagaaggaagaggaggaaaaggaagagcaaGAGGATCACGGCCAGCCAACAGGCATTTCAGCTTGGTGGCAGAAATTGCAGATCATGAACGAATACCTGTGGGATCCGGAGAAAAGGATGTCTCTGGCCCGAACAGGTCAGAGTTGGA GCCTGATATTGGTCATTTACTTCTTCTTCTATGCCTCCCTGGCTGCTGTGATCACCCTCTGCACTTACACGCTATTTCTGACCATCAGTCCTTACATGCCGCCCTTCACTGAGAGGGTGAAGCCTCCTG GAGTTATGATCAGACCCTTCGCCCATAGCCTTAACTTCAACTTCAACGTTTCTGAACCTGACACTTGGCAGCATTATGTGATTAGCCTAAATGGCTTTCTCCAGG GCTATAATGACAGTCTTCAAGAGGAAATGAATATTGATTGTCCCCCGGGGCAGTACTTTATCCAAGATGGTGATGAGGATGAGGACAAGAAGGCCTGCCAATTTAAGCGCTCCTTCCTGAAGAACTGCTCTGGTCTGGAGGACCCTACTTTTGGCTACTCTACTGGACAGCCCTGCATTCTTCTAAAGATGAACAGG ATTGTAGGCTTTCGTCCTGAACTTGGAGATCCTGTGAAGGTTTCCTGCAAAGTTCAG AGAGGCGATGAAAACGACATCCGATCCATCCATTACTACCCAGAGTCTGCTTCTTTTGACCTCCGCTACTACCCTTATTACGGCAAACTGACTCAC GTTAACTACACTTCTCCGCTGGTAGCAATGCACTTTACAGACGTGGTGAAGAACCAAGCAGTGCCTGTGCAGTGCCAACTGAAGGGCAAAAGCGTCATAAACGATGTCATCAATGATCACTTTGTGGGTAGGGTAATCTTTACCCTGAATATAGAGACCTAA
- the ATP1B4 gene encoding protein ATP1B4 isoform X2 — translation MRRQLRSRRAPALPYGYRYRLDDQDEVNQNYLADEEEDTEEEAQVRVVPDLEEEETEQKEEEEKEEQEDHGQPTGISAWWQKLQIMNEYLWDPEKRMSLARTGLILVIYFFFYASLAAVITLCTYTLFLTISPYMPPFTERVKPPGVMIRPFAHSLNFNFNVSEPDTWQHYVISLNGFLQGYNDSLQEEMNIDCPPGQYFIQDGDEDEDKKACQFKRSFLKNCSGLEDPTFGYSTGQPCILLKMNRIVGFRPELGDPVKVSCKVQRGDENDIRSIHYYPESASFDLRYYPYYGKLTHVNYTSPLVAMHFTDVVKNQAVPVQCQLKGKSVINDVINDHFVGRVIFTLNIET, via the exons ATGAGAAGGCAACTCCGGTCCAGAAGGGCTCCGGCCTTACCTTATGGTTATCGCTACAGACTT GATGATCAGGATGAAGTGAACCAGAACTACTTAGCAGATGAGGAAGAAGACACGGAGGAAGAGGCTCAGGTGAGGGTGGTGCCTGatttggaggaggaggagacagagcagaaggaagaggaggaaaaggaagagcaaGAGGATCACGGCCAGCCAACAGGCATTTCAGCTTGGTGGCAGAAATTGCAGATCATGAACGAATACCTGTGGGATCCGGAGAAAAGGATGTCTCTGGCCCGAACAG GCCTGATATTGGTCATTTACTTCTTCTTCTATGCCTCCCTGGCTGCTGTGATCACCCTCTGCACTTACACGCTATTTCTGACCATCAGTCCTTACATGCCGCCCTTCACTGAGAGGGTGAAGCCTCCTG GAGTTATGATCAGACCCTTCGCCCATAGCCTTAACTTCAACTTCAACGTTTCTGAACCTGACACTTGGCAGCATTATGTGATTAGCCTAAATGGCTTTCTCCAGG GCTATAATGACAGTCTTCAAGAGGAAATGAATATTGATTGTCCCCCGGGGCAGTACTTTATCCAAGATGGTGATGAGGATGAGGACAAGAAGGCCTGCCAATTTAAGCGCTCCTTCCTGAAGAACTGCTCTGGTCTGGAGGACCCTACTTTTGGCTACTCTACTGGACAGCCCTGCATTCTTCTAAAGATGAACAGG ATTGTAGGCTTTCGTCCTGAACTTGGAGATCCTGTGAAGGTTTCCTGCAAAGTTCAG AGAGGCGATGAAAACGACATCCGATCCATCCATTACTACCCAGAGTCTGCTTCTTTTGACCTCCGCTACTACCCTTATTACGGCAAACTGACTCAC GTTAACTACACTTCTCCGCTGGTAGCAATGCACTTTACAGACGTGGTGAAGAACCAAGCAGTGCCTGTGCAGTGCCAACTGAAGGGCAAAAGCGTCATAAACGATGTCATCAATGATCACTTTGTGGGTAGGGTAATCTTTACCCTGAATATAGAGACCTAA